Sequence from the Macaca fascicularis isolate 582-1 chromosome 16, T2T-MFA8v1.1 genome:
agtgccgcaataaacatacgtgtgcgtgagtctttatagtagcatgatttataatccttggggtaTATGCCCCATAATGGGatctctgggtcaaatggtatttctagttctagatccttgaggaattgccacactgtcttccacaatggttgaactagtttacactcccagcaacggtgtaaaagtgttcctagttctccacatcctctccggcatctgttgtttcctgactttttaatgattgccattctaactggtgtatctcattgtggttttgatttgcatttctctcatgaccagtgatgatgagcattttttaatgagtctgttggctgcataaatgtcttcttttgataagtgtctattcatatcctttgcccactttttgatggggttctttggttttttttctagtaaatttgtttaagttatttgtagattctggatattagcccattgtcagatgggtagattccaaaaattttctcccattctgtagattgcctgttcactctaatagtagtttcttttgctgtgcagaagctctttaattagatcccatttgtctattttggcttttgttgccattgcttttggtgttttagtcataagtccttgcccatgcctatgtcctgaatggtattgcctaggttttcttctaaggtttttatggttttaggtctaacatttaagtctttaatccatcttgaattaatttttgtataaggtgtaaggaagggatccagtttcagctttctacatatgtctagccagttttcccagcaccgtttattaaatagggaatcctttcaccatttcttgtttttgtcaggtttgtcaaagatcagatggttgtacatgtgtggtgttatttctgttctgttccattggtgtctctctctctctgttttggtaccagtaccatgctgttttggttactgtagctttgtagtatagtttgaagtcaggtagcgtgatgcctccagctttgttctttttgcctaggatagccttggctatgcaggctctgttttggttccatatgaactttaaagtgcttttttccaattctgagaagaaaatcaccggtagcttgatggggatggcactgaatctataaattaccttgggcagtatggccattttcacaatactaattcttcctatccatgagcattgattgttgttccatttgtttgcgtcctcttttatttcgttgagcagtggtttgtagttctccttgaagaggttctcacatcccttgtaagttggattcctaggtatttcattctctttgtagcatttgtgaatgggagttcactcatgatttgactgttTGTCTGTTGTtcgtgtacaggaatgcttgtgatttttgcacattgattgtgtatcctgagattttgccaaagttgcttatcagcttaaggagattttgggctgagacgatggggttttctaaatatacaatcatgtcatctgcaaacagggacaatttgacttcctcttttcctatttgaatatcctttatttatttctcttgcttgactgtcctggccagaactgccaacactatgttgaataggaggggtgagagagggcatccctgtcttgtgccagttttcaaagggaatgcttccagtttttgcccattcagtatgatattggctgtgggtttgtcataaatagctcttattattttgagatatgttccatcaatacctagtttattgagagtttttagcatgaagggctattgaattttgatgaaggccttttctgcatctattgagataatcatgtaatgtttgtcattggttctgtttatgtgatggattacatttattgatttgcatatattgaaccagtcttgcatcccagggatgaagccaacttggtcatggtggataagttttttgatgtgctgctggattctgtttgccagtattttattgaggattttcgtatcgatgttcatcagggatactgatctaaaattctctttttttgctgtgtctctgccaggtgttggtatcaggatgatactggcctcataaaatgagttagcgaggattccttctttttctattaattggaatagtttcagaaggaatggtaccagctcctctttgtgtctctggtagaatttggctgtgaatccatctggccctggactttttttaattggtaggctattaattattgcctcaatttcagagcctattactggtctattcagagattgaacttcttcctgatttagtcttgggagggtgggtccaggaatttatccatttcttctagattttctagtttatttgcatagaggtgattatagtattctctgatggtagtttgtatttctgtgggatcagtggtgataatccactttatcattttttattgcatctatttgattcttcttttcttctttattaatcttgctagtggcctatcaattttgttgatcttttaaaaaaaaaaccagctcctagattcattgattttttgaagggatttttatgtctctatctccctcagttctgctctgatcttagttatttcttgccttctgctagcttttgaatttgtttgctcttgcttctctagttcttttaattgtgatgttagggtgtcaatatTAGATCTTTCCTAATCTTGTGGGCagttagtgctacaaatttccctctacacactgctttaaatgtgtcccagagattctggtacattgtgtctttgttctcattggtttcaaataatatctttatttctgccttcatttcgttatttacccagtagtcattcaggagtaggctgttcagtttccatgtaattgtgcagttttgagtgggtttcttactcttgaattctaatttgattgcactgtggtctgagagacagtgtgtgatttctgttcttttacatttgctgaggagtgctttacttccaactatgtggtcaattttggaataagtgagatgtggtgctgagaagaatgtatattctgttgatttggggtggagagctctgtagatatctattaggtctgcttagtgcagagctgagttcaagtcctggatatctttgttaaccttctgtctcatcgatctgtctaatattgacagtggggtgttaaagtctccactattattgtgtgggagtctaagtctctttgtaggtctctaaggacttgctttatgaatctgggtgctcctgtattgggtggatatatatttaggatagttagctcttcttgttgaattgatccatttaccattatgaaatgcccttctttgtctcttttgatctttgttggtttaaagtctgttttatcagagactaggattgcaacccctggctttttttgctttccatttgtttggtagatcttcctccatcactttattttgagcctatgtgtgcctCTGCACATGAGGTGGGTCTCCCAaacacagcacactgatgggtcttgattctttatccaatttgcctgtctgtgtcttttaattgggacatttagcccgtttacatttaaggttaatattgttatgtgtgaatctgctcctttcattatgatgttagctagttattttgcccatcagttgatgcggtttcttcctagtatcgatggtctttacaatttggcatgtttttgcagtggctggtaccagttttcctttccatgtttagtgcttccttcaggagctcttgtaaggcaggcctagtggtgacaaaatctctcagcatttgcttgtctgtaaaggattttacttctctttcacttatgaagtttagtttgactggatatgaaattctgggttgaaaatccttttctttaagaatgttgaatattgggccccactctcttctggcttatagaatttctgccaagagatccactgttagtctgatgggcttccctttgtgggtaactggtcctttctctctggctgcccttaacatttttttcttcatttcaaccttggtgaatctgacaattatgtgtcttggggttgttcttctcaagaagtatctttgtggtgttctttgtgtttcctgaatttgaatgttggccttcaTTGCTagcttggggaagttctcctggataatatcctgaagagtgttttccaacttggttctattctccccatcactttcaggtacaccattcaaacatagatttggtcttttcacatagtcccatattttgtggaggctttgtttgtttctttttactttttttatctAAACTTCTcctctcgctttatttcattagtttgatcttcaatcactgataccctttcttccacttgattgaatcggctATTGAAGTTTGTGCGTGTGTCATGtcgttcttgtgccatggtttgcagctccatcaggtcatttaagatcttctctacactgtttattctagttagccatttgtctaatcttttttcaaggttttaagcttccttgtgatgggttcaaacatcctcctttagctcagagaactTTGTTATTatcaaccttctgaagcctacttctgtcagctcatcaaagtcattctccatcctgctttgttccattgctggtgaagagctgcaatcctttgtaggagaagaggcgctctgggttttagaattttcaccttttctgctctggtttctccccatctttgtggttttgtcaacctttggtctttgatgctggtgacctacagatggggttttgctgtgaatgtcctttttgttgatgctggtgacctacagatggagttttggtgtggatgtcctttttgttgatgttgatgctattccttcctgtttgtcagtttttcttctaagagtcaggtccctcagctgcaggtctgttggagtttgctggaggtccactccagaccctgttttcctgggtatcaccagcagaggctgcagaacagcaaatattgcagaacagcaaatatttctgcctgatccttcctctggaagcttcatcccagaggggcacccacctgtatgaggtgtcagtcggcccctccTGGGAGGTATCTCCTagttaggctacacgggggttagggacccacttgaggaggcagtctgtccattctgagagctcaaacaccatgctgggactaccattgctctcttcaaagctgtcagacagggtcgatAGACACATGTATCTTAAGAGAAACAGATGAGGCTCAGCAtggtgcttcatgcctgtaaccccagcactttaagaggctgaggtaggaggatcacttgaacccagaagttcaagaccagcctgggcaacataaggagaccctatctctattcaggaaaagagagagagagagagagagagagagagagaagtgaaaaacaggaaaaaaaaaaacttaaaaaaaaaaagaagagataaaaagaaCTCAAGAGAATCTGACAAATATTGAAGGAAAGCAAAGAAGATCGTACATACAGATAATAAAGTCCCTAAAAACACCACAAGAAGGGAACAGAACAGACACTAAAaactataattcaagaaaactttcctgaaataaaaaaagattccAGACTTCATATTAAAGCAGTAGACCTCATCCCTGAGGATATTTACCCAGAATGACCAGTACCAAGACATTCCAGTAAAATTATtgtactttaaataaaaaagtcttTAACTATAAAGAAAATTACAGTACAATATTTAAGAAGGGAAAGAAATTCAGCTTATTATCAGACTCTTCAACATCAATATTTTATGGTAAAGGAAATGGAATTCACATATTTAAGATGcccaaggaaagaaaaagtcGAGGATTTTATAGCCAGTAAAACTGATCTTCAATTGTAAAAGGCACAGATAAGGTCAGAATCGCCATGGCCAGCTATCCGTACCGGCAGGGCTGCCCAGGAGCTGCAGGACAAGCACCAGGAGCCCCTCCGGGTAGCTACTACCCTGGACCCCCCAATAGTGGAGGGCAGTATGGCAGTGGGCTACCCCCTGGTGGTTATGGGGGTCCTGCCCCTGGAGGGCCTTATGGACCACCAGCTGGTGGAGGGCCTTATGGACACCCCAGTCCTGGCATGTTCCCCTCTGGAACTCCAGGAGGACCATATGGCGGTGCAGCTCCAGGGGGCCCCTATGGTCAGCCACCTCCAAGTTCCTATGGTGCCCAGCAGcctgggccttatggacagggtGGCACCCCTCCCAATGTGGATCCTGAGGCCTACTCCTGGTTCCAGTCGGTGGACTCAGATCACAGTGGCTATATCTCCATGAAGGAGCTAAAGCAGGCCCTGGTCAACTGCAATTGGTCCTCATTCAATGATGAGACCTGCCTCATGATGATAAACATGTTTGACAAGACCAAGTCAGGCCGCATCGATGTCTACGGCTTCTCAGCCCTGTGGAAATTCATCCAGCAGTGGAAGAACCTCTTCCAGCAGTATGACCAGGACCGCTCGGGCTCCATTAGCTACACAGAGCTGCAGCAAGCTCTGTCCCAAATGGGCTACAACCTGAGCCCCCAGTTCACCCAGCTTCTGGTCTCCCGCTACTGCCCACGCTCTGCCAATCCTGCCATGCAGCTGGACCGCTTCATCCAGGTGTGCACCCAGCTGCAGGTGCTGACAGAGGCCTTCCGGGAGAAGGACACAGCTGTACAAGGCAACATTCGGCGCTGCTTCGAGGACTTCGTCACCATGACAGCTTCTCAGATGCTATGACCCAACCCATCTGTGGAGAGTGGAGTGCACCAGGGACCTTTCCTGGCTTCTTAGAGTGAGAGAAGTATGTGGACATCTCTTCTTTTCCTG
This genomic interval carries:
- the LOC102127958 gene encoding peflin, with product MASYPYRQGCPGAAGQAPGAPPGSYYPGPPNSGGQYGSGLPPGGYGGPAPGGPYGPPAGGGPYGHPSPGMFPSGTPGGPYGGAAPGGPYGQPPPSSYGAQQPGPYGQGGTPPNVDPEAYSWFQSVDSDHSGYISMKELKQALVNCNWSSFNDETCLMMINMFDKTKSGRIDVYGFSALWKFIQQWKNLFQQYDQDRSGSISYTELQQALSQMGYNLSPQFTQLLVSRYCPRSANPAMQLDRFIQVCTQLQVLTEAFREKDTAVQGNIRRCFEDFVTMTASQML